The following coding sequences are from one Ammospiza nelsoni isolate bAmmNel1 chromosome 5, bAmmNel1.pri, whole genome shotgun sequence window:
- the ALDH1L2 gene encoding mitochondrial 10-formyltetrahydrofolate dehydrogenase isoform X1 yields MLRTSPRLLRTICTTAAAYQHKLKLALIGQSIFGQEVYNKLRKEGHKVVGVFTVPDKNGQADPLALAAEKDGTPVFKFPKWRAKGKPIQEVVAAYKSVGAELNVLPFCTQFIPMDVIDCPKHGSIIYHPSILPRHRGASAINWTLIQGDKKAGFTIFWADDGLDTGPILLQRECDVGQNDTVDDLYNRFLFPEGIKAMVEAVHLIANGKAPRIPQPEEGATYERIQKKENAEISWDQPAAALHNWIRGHDKVPGAWTTINGQVVTFYGSSLLDASVPAGQELTIKGASRPGLVTQNGLVVFGNDGKMVLVRNLQFEDGKMIPASKYFSADDTTALELTEEEKKIAEDIRAIWKRILSNVAVIEDSTDFFKSGASSMHVVRMLEEIKQKHCGLQLQNEDVYMATKFADFIQMAVRRLRGEDKEEELVIDYVSKNMNNMTVNMPYQCFINGKFIDADDGKTYDTINPADGSVIASVSSASVADVDKAVAAAKEAFENGEWGRMNARERGRLMYRLADLMEEHQEELATIESIDSGAVYTLALKTHIGMSVQTFRYFAGWCDKIQGATIPINQARPNHNLTFTKKEPIGVCAIIIPWNYPLMMLAWKSAACLAAGNTLVLKPAQVTPLTSLKFAELSAKAGFPKGVINILPGSGGLVGQHLSEHPDVRKVGFTGSTPTGKQIMKSAAANLKKVSLELGGKSPLIIFSDCELDRAVKMGMGAVYFNKGENCIAAGRLFVEESIHDEFVRKVVEEIKKMKIGDPLDRSTDHGPQNHKAHLEKLLQYCETGVKEGATLVYGGRQVRRPGFFMEPTVFTDVEDHMYIAQEESFGPVMVISKFKNGDVDGVLQRANATEYGLASGVFTKDINKALYISEKLEAGTVFINTYNKTDVAAPFGGFKLSGFGKDLGEEALHEYLRTKAITVEY; encoded by the exons GCTTATCAACATAAGCTAAAGCTAGCCCTTATAGGCCAAAGTATTTTTGGACAAGAAGTTTATAACAAGCTGAGAAAAGAAGGACATAAGGTTGTGGGTGTATTCACCGTGCCTGACAAGAATGGACAAGCTGATCCTTTGG cactggcagcagagaAGGACGGTACTCCTGTTTTTAAGTTCCCCAAATGGAGAGCTAAAGGCAAGCCTATCCAGGAAGTAGTTGCAGCCTACAAATCAGTTGGAGCAGAGTTAAATGTCCTTCCATTCTGTACACAGTTTATCCCCATGGATGTTATTGACTGCCCAAAACATGGCTCTATTATttatcatccatccatcctaCCACGCCACCGAGGAGCTTCTGCAATCAACTG GACTTTAATTCAAGGAGATAAGAAAGCAGGATTTACTATTTTTTGGGCTGATGATGGTTTAGACACTGGACCGATACTTCTACAGCGAGAATGTGATGTTGGCCAAAATGATACCGTGGATGACCTGTATAACCGATTTCTCTTCCCAGAAGGAATAAAGGCTATG GTGGAAGCTGTACATCTAATTGCTAATGGTAAGGCCCCTCGTATACCTCAGCCTGAAGAAGGGGCAACATATGAAAGGatccagaaaaaggaaaatgcagag ATCTCCTGGGACCaacctgcagcagctttgcacaATTGGATTCGAGGGCATGATAAAGTGCCTGGAGCATGGACAACAATAAATGGACAG GTGGTTACTTTTTATGGCTCATCGTTACTTGATGCTTCAGTGCCTGCTGGACAAGAGCTGACAATAAAAGGTGCTTCAAGACCAGGACTTGTGACACAGAATGGTCTAGTTGTTTTTGGAAATGATGGGAAGATG GTACTAGTGAGAAATCTGCAGTTTGAGGATGGAAAAATGATCCCTGCATCTAAATACTTCTCTGCTGATGACACAACTGCCCTGGAACTtacagaagaggagaaaaagattGCAGAAGATATCAGA GCTATTTGGAAGAGAATTTTAAGCAATGTTGCTGTGATTGAGGATTCCACAGACTTCTTCAAATCTGGAGCATCCTCTATGCATGTTGTCAG AATGCTAGAAGAGATCAAACAGAAACATTGTGGACTGCAGCTACAGAATGAAGATGTGTATATGGCCACTAAGTTTGCAGACTTTATTCAGATGGCTGTCAGAAGACTCAGAggagaagacaaagaagaagaGTTAGTCATTGATTAT GTTTCAAAAAATATGAACAACATGACTGTGAATATGCCATACCAATGTTTCATAAATGGGAAATTTATAGATGCTGATGATGGAAAAACATATGACACTATAAATCCAGCAGATGGATCA GTAATAGCCAGTGTATCTTCTGCCTCAGTGGCTGATGTTGAcaaggcagtggcagcagcaaaggaggCTTTTGAAAATGGTGAATGGGGGAGGATGAATGCGAGGGAAAGGGGGCGACTCATGTACAG ACTTGCAGATCTGATGGAAGAACATCAAGAGGAGTTAGCAACAATAGAGTCTATTGACTCAGGAGCTGTCTACACTTTAGCTCTGAAGACTCATATTGGAATGTCTGTGCAAACATTCAGATACTTTGCTGGATGGTGTGACAAAATTCAG GGTGCTACAATTCCAATTAACCAGGCCCGGCCAAACCATAATCTAACATTCACCAAGAAAGAGCCAATCGG TGTCTGTGCAATTATTATCCCCTGGAATTACCCACTGATGATGCTTGCATGGAAGAGCGCAGCATGCTTGGCTGCAGGCAATACCCTTGTACTCAAACCAGCTCAG GTCACGCCTCTGACTTCCTTGAAGTTTGCAGAACTCTCAGCTAAAGCTGGATTTCCTAAGGGCGTTATAAATATTCTGCCTGGTTCAG GTGGCTTAGTGGGACAGCACCTCTCTGAGCATCCAGATGTTCGCAAAGTTGGATTCACTGGTTCAACGCCAACTGGTAAACAGATCATGAAGAG tgCAGCTGCTAACCTGAAGAAAGTTTCTCTGGAACTTGGTGGCAAATCACCATTGATCATATTCAGTGACTGTGAACTTGACAGAGCTGTAAAAATG GGTATGGGAGCAGTGTATTTCAACAAAGGAGAAAACTGCATTGCAGCTGGCAGGCTGTTTGTGGAAGAATCAATTCATGATGAGTTTGTTAGAAAAGTG gttgaagaaataaaaaagatgaaaattggTGACCCACTTGACAGATCTACAGATCATGGTCCACAAAATCACAAGGCACATTTGGAAAAGCTGCTTCAATACTGTGAAACTGGAGTAAAAGAAGGAGCCACTCTAGTGTATGGAGGAAGACAAGTACGTAGACCAG GTTTCTTCATGGAACCCACTGTATTCACAGATGTTGAAGACCACATGTATATTGCCCAGGAAGAATCCTTTGGTCCTGTGATGGTCAtctctaaatttaaaaatgg GGATGTCGATGGAGTATTGCAACGGGCAAATGCCACAGAATATGGCTTAGCTTCAGGAGTTTTCACAAAAGACATAAACAAAGCTCTCTACATCAGTGAAAAGCTAGAAGCTGGAACAGTTTTTATTAACACTTACAACAAAACTGATGTGGCAGCGCCATTTGGTGGATTTAAACTGTCTGGCTTTGGGAAAGATTTAG GTGAAGAAGCTCTTCATGAATATCTCAGAACCAAAGCCATCACTGTAGAATATTAA
- the ALDH1L2 gene encoding mitochondrial 10-formyltetrahydrofolate dehydrogenase isoform X2 — translation MLRTSPRLLRTICTTAAAYQHKLKLALIGQSIFGQEVYNKLRKEGHKVVGVFTVPDKNGQADPLALAAEKDGTPVFKFPKWRAKGKPIQEVVAAYKSVGAELNVLPFCTQFIPMDVIDCPKHGSIIYHPSILPRHRGASAINWTLIQGDKKAGFTIFWADDGLDTGPILLQRECDVGQNDTVDDLYNRFLFPEGIKAMVEAVHLIANGKAPRIPQPEEGATYERIQKKENAEISWDQPAAALHNWIRGHDKVPGAWTTINGQVVTFYGSSLLDASVPAGQELTIKGASRPGLVTQNGLVVFGNDGKMVLVRNLQFEDGKMIPASKYFSADDTTALELTEEEKKIAEDIRAIWKRILSNVAVIEDSTDFFKSGASSMHVVRMLEEIKQKHCGLQLQNEDVYMATKFADFIQMAVRRLRGEDKEEELVIDYVSKNMNNMTVNMPYQCFINGKFIDADDGKTYDTINPADGSVIASVSSASVADVDKAVAAAKEAFENGEWGRMNARERGRLMYRLADLMEEHQEELATIESIDSGAVYTLALKTHIGMSVQTFRYFAGWCDKIQGATIPINQARPNHNLTFTKKEPIGVCAIIIPWNYPLMMLAWKSAACLAAGNTLVLKPAQVTPLTSLKFAELSAKAGFPKGVINILPGSGGLVGQHLSEHPDVRKVGFTGSTPTGKQIMKSAAANLKKVSLELGGKSPLIIFSDCELDRAVKMGMGAVYFNKGENCIAAGRLFVEESIHDEFVRKVVEEIKKMKIGDPLDRSTDHGPQNHKAHLEKLLQYCETGVKEGATLVYGGRQVRRPGFFMEPTVFTDVEDHMYIAQEESFGPVMVISKFKNGDVDGVLQRANATEYGLASGVFTKDINKALYISEKLEAGTVFINTYNKTDVAAPFGGFKLSGFGKDLGEYCA, via the exons GCTTATCAACATAAGCTAAAGCTAGCCCTTATAGGCCAAAGTATTTTTGGACAAGAAGTTTATAACAAGCTGAGAAAAGAAGGACATAAGGTTGTGGGTGTATTCACCGTGCCTGACAAGAATGGACAAGCTGATCCTTTGG cactggcagcagagaAGGACGGTACTCCTGTTTTTAAGTTCCCCAAATGGAGAGCTAAAGGCAAGCCTATCCAGGAAGTAGTTGCAGCCTACAAATCAGTTGGAGCAGAGTTAAATGTCCTTCCATTCTGTACACAGTTTATCCCCATGGATGTTATTGACTGCCCAAAACATGGCTCTATTATttatcatccatccatcctaCCACGCCACCGAGGAGCTTCTGCAATCAACTG GACTTTAATTCAAGGAGATAAGAAAGCAGGATTTACTATTTTTTGGGCTGATGATGGTTTAGACACTGGACCGATACTTCTACAGCGAGAATGTGATGTTGGCCAAAATGATACCGTGGATGACCTGTATAACCGATTTCTCTTCCCAGAAGGAATAAAGGCTATG GTGGAAGCTGTACATCTAATTGCTAATGGTAAGGCCCCTCGTATACCTCAGCCTGAAGAAGGGGCAACATATGAAAGGatccagaaaaaggaaaatgcagag ATCTCCTGGGACCaacctgcagcagctttgcacaATTGGATTCGAGGGCATGATAAAGTGCCTGGAGCATGGACAACAATAAATGGACAG GTGGTTACTTTTTATGGCTCATCGTTACTTGATGCTTCAGTGCCTGCTGGACAAGAGCTGACAATAAAAGGTGCTTCAAGACCAGGACTTGTGACACAGAATGGTCTAGTTGTTTTTGGAAATGATGGGAAGATG GTACTAGTGAGAAATCTGCAGTTTGAGGATGGAAAAATGATCCCTGCATCTAAATACTTCTCTGCTGATGACACAACTGCCCTGGAACTtacagaagaggagaaaaagattGCAGAAGATATCAGA GCTATTTGGAAGAGAATTTTAAGCAATGTTGCTGTGATTGAGGATTCCACAGACTTCTTCAAATCTGGAGCATCCTCTATGCATGTTGTCAG AATGCTAGAAGAGATCAAACAGAAACATTGTGGACTGCAGCTACAGAATGAAGATGTGTATATGGCCACTAAGTTTGCAGACTTTATTCAGATGGCTGTCAGAAGACTCAGAggagaagacaaagaagaagaGTTAGTCATTGATTAT GTTTCAAAAAATATGAACAACATGACTGTGAATATGCCATACCAATGTTTCATAAATGGGAAATTTATAGATGCTGATGATGGAAAAACATATGACACTATAAATCCAGCAGATGGATCA GTAATAGCCAGTGTATCTTCTGCCTCAGTGGCTGATGTTGAcaaggcagtggcagcagcaaaggaggCTTTTGAAAATGGTGAATGGGGGAGGATGAATGCGAGGGAAAGGGGGCGACTCATGTACAG ACTTGCAGATCTGATGGAAGAACATCAAGAGGAGTTAGCAACAATAGAGTCTATTGACTCAGGAGCTGTCTACACTTTAGCTCTGAAGACTCATATTGGAATGTCTGTGCAAACATTCAGATACTTTGCTGGATGGTGTGACAAAATTCAG GGTGCTACAATTCCAATTAACCAGGCCCGGCCAAACCATAATCTAACATTCACCAAGAAAGAGCCAATCGG TGTCTGTGCAATTATTATCCCCTGGAATTACCCACTGATGATGCTTGCATGGAAGAGCGCAGCATGCTTGGCTGCAGGCAATACCCTTGTACTCAAACCAGCTCAG GTCACGCCTCTGACTTCCTTGAAGTTTGCAGAACTCTCAGCTAAAGCTGGATTTCCTAAGGGCGTTATAAATATTCTGCCTGGTTCAG GTGGCTTAGTGGGACAGCACCTCTCTGAGCATCCAGATGTTCGCAAAGTTGGATTCACTGGTTCAACGCCAACTGGTAAACAGATCATGAAGAG tgCAGCTGCTAACCTGAAGAAAGTTTCTCTGGAACTTGGTGGCAAATCACCATTGATCATATTCAGTGACTGTGAACTTGACAGAGCTGTAAAAATG GGTATGGGAGCAGTGTATTTCAACAAAGGAGAAAACTGCATTGCAGCTGGCAGGCTGTTTGTGGAAGAATCAATTCATGATGAGTTTGTTAGAAAAGTG gttgaagaaataaaaaagatgaaaattggTGACCCACTTGACAGATCTACAGATCATGGTCCACAAAATCACAAGGCACATTTGGAAAAGCTGCTTCAATACTGTGAAACTGGAGTAAAAGAAGGAGCCACTCTAGTGTATGGAGGAAGACAAGTACGTAGACCAG GTTTCTTCATGGAACCCACTGTATTCACAGATGTTGAAGACCACATGTATATTGCCCAGGAAGAATCCTTTGGTCCTGTGATGGTCAtctctaaatttaaaaatgg GGATGTCGATGGAGTATTGCAACGGGCAAATGCCACAGAATATGGCTTAGCTTCAGGAGTTTTCACAAAAGACATAAACAAAGCTCTCTACATCAGTGAAAAGCTAGAAGCTGGAACAGTTTTTATTAACACTTACAACAAAACTGATGTGGCAGCGCCATTTGGTGGATTTAAACTGTCTGGCTTTGGGAAAGATTTAG GTGAATATTGTGCTTGA